The Synechocystis sp. PCC 6714 genome includes the window CGTTTGGCCCTTTGGTACACATTGGTAACAGCAATACTACTATTACTGTTTGCCAGTGGGGTTTATTTCTATGTGCGTCAAACCCTAGTGGAAAGGATTGACGACACCCTTAAACATGTGGTGGAAGTGGTTAATCGTTCCCTAGTCGTACAGGGCCTAGACCAGGCGGAATATGGCCTCAACGTATCCGCTAGTTTCCAGGATAATGATGCCTCTGTGGACGATGACCACATTGATTTGGAGTGGTTTAGCGCCCAGGGGCGTTTGCTTTGGTCCACCATGGGCAATAATTCTCCTCTGTCCCTTACTAGCCAAACTAAAGCAGAAACGGTTTCTTTTTCCGGCGATCGCCAGTTGCGTCAGGTAACCAAAAGGATTGAGGAAGGGGGCGTGGTGTTGGGTTATCTGCGGGTGAGCCATCCTTGGTTTGAGGTCACAAAACCGATTCAACAGTTGGCTTGGGATTTAAGCGTAGGGCTGATTATCATGGTGAGCAGTGCGGCGGCCATTGGCTGGTTTTTATCGGGGCTAGCCATGGAGCCGATCGCCGAATCTTACCAGAGCTTAAAACAGTTCACCGCCGATGCCTCCCACGAATTGCGGAATCCCATTGCGGTGATTCAAACCAACGTGCAACAGGCCTTGGAATATCCAGAGGCTGATCTCCAACAACAACGGCAACAAC containing:
- a CDS encoding cell wall metabolism sensor histidine kinase WalK, producing the protein MFQATRQRLALWYTLVTAILLLLFASGVYFYVRQTLVERIDDTLKHVVEVVNRSLVVQGLDQAEYGLNVSASFQDNDASVDDDHIDLEWFSAQGRLLWSTMGNNSPLSLTSQTKAETVSFSGDRQLRQVTKRIEEGGVVLGYLRVSHPWFEVTKPIQQLAWDLSVGLIIMVSSAAAIGWFLSGLAMEPIAESYQSLKQFTADASHELRNPIAVIQTNVQQALEYPEADLQQQRQQLQVIERLTQRLGNLVNDLLFLARSDSGTLGPTGQTIPLDALLIEVIEEQRLTAEQRGIFLCLRIESEDDTQGENQEEDFTVWGDWDQLARLFTNLITNAFDHSQPQESVEPSVALTLERLTSEHSALRPKQPTLQVTVADNGGGIAPEQIPHLFDRFFRADSSRSPNQGVGLGLAIVAAIVQHHQGKITVTSSPQGSQFRVQLPGAISSA